The DNA window GCTGCAAGAGACACGCAACTTAACCTATTTGTTCATATCCCATGATTTAAGCGTGGTAGAGCATTTGTGCTCTAGAATTGGAGTTATGTACCTAGGTTCCATGGTAGAGACGGCTTCTAGGGATGAACTATTCCGAAACCCACTTCACCCGTATACCAAGGCGCTTCTCTCAGCCGTTCCTATCCCGATTCCGAAGCTGAAGAGGGATAGGATCGTGCTAAAAGGCGATATCCCTAGTCCTGCTAACCCACCTTCTGGTTGCAAATTCCATACTCGGTGCCCGTTTGCTGTGGATATCTGTAAGCAACAGGTTCCAGAATTCCGTGAAGTTGGAAGCCAGCATCATGTCGCTTGTCATTTGGTATAAAATATCTAGTAGATGACCCCTCAATTAAATTTGTGGGGGTCATCTTTTTTTATGTCTACTTGTAAAAGCGACTACGGAAGCTACTAGGTGACTCCCCAGTCCAGCGTTTAAATTGTCTACTGAAATGAGCAATATTCTTGTATCCAAGCTTTGCAGAGATTACTTCTATAGTCAACTCTGTGTCCATCAGCAGTAATTTGGATTTCTTCAACATTAAAGTAGACATATATTGTCGAGGTGATACACCATAGACAGCGGTAAACATCCGATTAACGGAAGACATGCTGTAACCAATTTCTGCTGCGATAGACTCAATCGTTTCGACATCATGCTCGCTCATGCTTTGCTCCTCAGCCTCATCGACAGCACGTTCGAGTCTTGAGGCGATTTGTGAGGCTGCCTGAGACATTCGGGAGACGGCATTGCCATGATCCCATTTGGATAACGTGCCGCTAATCCCGGCGAATAGCTCGAATAGAGCAGATAGGGTGATCATTCGGGATTCAACCCGCTCAGCTCCCTCATCTTGTGTTAATCTGATCAACTTATCTAAAGGAGGCCGAATTGCAGCTGCTAATTCACTATTTGAAGCATGAAAGTATGTTTTGTTACGACATAGAAGTTCGCGTAAGGCCCGTTCATCTACATCAAAATGTAGACAATAATAGGTCATGTTCTCCCTGCCAATCGCTCTACTTTCATGTTCATCTCCAGGACCGAGTAATATGATATCGCCTGGCTTCTGTATATAGCTTGTTCGATTGACAGTCATTTCTTGTGTCCCTGATAGTACTAAATTGACTTCAAAAAGTGGATGCTTATGAAGTGGATACTTCCAGTCCTGGTCAACGGTACGCCAATGAGCTGCAAATACACGGAAAGTTGAATCCATGTCGGGGAGCAAATATTCTTTTCTCATACGCTCAGGTACATCTTCCATACAGATCTATCCCCTCATGTTCGATTCATATAAATTTGTTATTTTGATTGATTTGGGTAAATTATAACTTGGAATGGATATGGGATTAGAAAATAATCACTGATATCATGTAATTATTATACCATGTAATATTGCGTTATTAGATTCGTTGATAAGGGTAAATTAACCAGTATATTAACATCAAATACGTTCATGAAGGAGAATAAAATGGCTACTATTCAAAATCCGATTTTGACGGGCTTTAATCCAGATCCTTGCATTTGTCGTGTTGGGGAAGACTATTATATTGCTGTATCGACCTTTGAATGGTTTCCTGGTGTGCAAATTTATCATTCTAAGGACCTCAAAAACTGGCGTTTAATAGCGAGACCACTAAATAGAATTAGCCAACTTAATATGATGGGGAACCCGGATTCTGGAGGAGTGTGGGCACCACAACTATCCTATTGTGATAATACCTTCTGGCTCATCTATTCGGATGTCAAAGTCGTCGATGGGCAATGGAAGGATGGCCACAATTATCTCGTGACATGCGATACTATTGATGGTGAGTGGTCAGAGCCCATCTATTTGAATAGCTCTGGATTTGATCCATCGTTATTCCATGACGAAGACGGCAAAAAATATTTGGTTAATATGCTATGGGATCATCGTGTAGGCAATCACAATTTCTATGGTATTGTGCTTCAAGAGTATAGCGCCAGCGAGCAAAAGTTAATTGGTAAAACGGAGATCATTTTCAAAGGAACAGATATTAAGCTGACAGAAGCTCCGCATCTATATAAAATAAACGGTTATTATTACTTGCTGACAGCGGAGGGTGGTACAAAATATGATCACGCTTCAACGATTGCTCGTTCCAAGAACTTGCGTGGTCCTTACGAGGTACATCCAGAGAATCCGTTGATCTCGTCCTGGTCTTCACCTCGCATTACTTTGCAAAAGGCAGGACACTCATCAATTGTACAGACACATACAGATGAATGGTTCTTAGTACACTTAACAGGCAGACCGCTATCAAGAGAAGGTCAACCATTGTTAGATCCACGGGGCTATTGTCCACTTGGGAGGGAAACAGCAATCCAACGTTTGGAGTGGAGAAACGACTGGCCTTATGTGGTAGGAGGTAATCAGCCTTCACTTGAGATTGAAGGACCACGGATCGCAGAAGTTCAGTGGGGACCGGATTTCCCAGAAAAAGATGATTTTAATGCGGATGCGCTTAACCCGTACTTTCAAAGCTTACGGATTCCACTCGGGGAGCATATTGTCTCATTAAGTGATAACCCAGGACATCTAAGATTGTATGGGAAGGAATCATTAACGTCTAAATTTACACAAGCTTTTGTTGCAAGACGTTGGCAGCACTTTAATTTCAAAGCAGAAACCAAACTAGCTTTTAACCCAACTACCTTTCAACAGTCGGCAGGGCTAGTGAATTACTATAACACTCAGAACTGGACTTCCTGCCAGATTACGTGGAATGAAGATAAGGGTAGAATCCTTGAACTCGTGTCGTGTGATAACTTTACATTTACGCAACCTATTCAAGGGAATGAAATTGTTGTACCGGAATATGTAGAGTATGTGTATTTGCGGGTCGATGTTAAAAGCGATGTATACCATTATTGGTATTCATTTGACGGAGTAGCATGGACAATCATACCTGTAACATTCCACTCCCATAAGTTGTCGGACGACTATATTCAAGGTGGAGGTTTCTTCACAGGTGCGTTTGTTGGTATGCAATGCCAAGACACTTCCGGGCAAAATAAGCATGCTGATTTTGATTACTTTATGTATAAGAGTCATTCCTGATACACAATGGGTGGATAAGTGTAGTACGCTCGAAAGATATAGATGATTCCTGAAGATTGGGGATCATCTTTTTCGTATGAACCAAGCTTATCTTTTATTTTTAGAATGTGTATAGTAGTCGTACAATGAGATGACAAAAAGGAGTGTAGGAATTGATCAAGCTTGGACAATTAAACACATTACGCAACCAAATTTTCCTAGGTTTCATGTTTGTCATGGTGATTGTGCTAGCAACCGTTGGCTATTTTATGTATGATCAAGTTTCGGTTCTTTTGCGAAATAGTGCAGAGAAGCACATTCAGCAGACTGCAATTCAGGCAACAGGGAAACTGGATGAACTAATTCGGCAGATTAACACTTTGACTGCGCAAGTGGCGACCAATGCCTCCATTCAGCGGTTACTAGCTCAAGAGGTCGATGGGAAGCAGATTAGTTTCACCGAGCGACAAACCATTCAGCAAGAAGTGCGGAAGTATGAGGCGTATTCAACGGGAATTCGCTCAATTGAGCTGTATACGGGTGACTTTCGAAGGTTACTTCCGCTTGATGACACCAGTCTGAGTAGTCGTGTATCTGATGAATGGATCAGTCGTGTGGATAGGGGAAAAGGGCGTCTCGTATGGTTCGGGCTTGATCCAAGGAATTCTGATGTCGTCATCGCTATTCGTAATATTCGACTTATTGACCGATCGTTTATGAAGGCTGGATATATAATGGTTCAAATTGAGAAAAGTTATTTCCAACTAACGGACGAGGTTGATGGCACGCAGAGTGAGACGCGTGAATTAATGAGCCTGTTTGATGAAACGGGACGAACAATCTCTTCTGACTTTTCAGCAGATGTTGACGGGAATACTATACTGGATCATGAAGGAGAAAAGGTTACCGTTAGCGGAGAAGACTACATCGTAGTACAGAAACAGTCGAAGGCAACAGACTGGAGACTTGTTATCCTGACCCCAGTAGATTATACGACTGAGGGTATCTCTGTACTCCGTACAGCTATTATCGTGTCTGGTATTGTAGGTAGTTTATTATTTCTCGTCTTCACCTTTATTCTATCAACGATGATTACACGTCCAATTCTAAATCTGATTAAGGTGATGCGAGGTGCACGATTTGGAACACTGATTCCGATATCTTCTGTTACATCTACAACTATGGAAATCAACGAACTTAATAATACGTATAACCAAATGGTTCACTCTTTGAATGAGCTTATTGAAGTCGTCTATCAGAAGGAGATCATCCAAAGTCGTACTGAACTTAAGGCTCTGCAAGCTCAGATTAATCCGCATTTCCTATTTAACACACTAGAGGCATTTTATTGGTCACTTGATGAAAAAGGTGAAGAAGAACTGGCTCAAATCGTGGTCGCGATGTCGGGGTTATTCCGATACGTTATCAATCGGAGTGACGAGGATGAGTGGGTAACCATTGGTGATGAGTTGGATCATGCTGAAAGATATCTGAAAATTATGGAGATGCGTATGCTCGATAGACTGACTTGGCGAATTGAGTCTGATGAGGCTTGTAGGCGTGTTCCACTACCAAAATTGTTAATCCAGCCTCTTGTTGAGAACGCAATTCTTCATGGAGTAGAGCAAAAGGTCGGGCCGGGAACAGTAAAATTATGTATCAAGCCTTCAAGTCGTCTGGGGTATACAATGGTGATGGTAACTGACGATGGTCCAGGGATGGATGCTGCGAAGATTTCGTCACTTTACTCTGCTATGGAAAAAGGGAGAACGAACTCTACCAAGGGAACCGGAATTGGTATTTCTAATGTAGAGAGGAGACTAAGGCTTAGTTACGAGGATGAAACGGACGGGCTAGAAATACGAAGTGAGGAAGGTCAAGGTACTACCATTCTTTTTGAAATACCGAATGAACATCGAGAGGGGACAGAAACGTGAAGACGATACTTATCGTGGACGACGAACCGAGAACAAGAGAAGGTGTTCGTAAAACATTGGAAGCATGGTCATCAGGTCATTATCGAATTGAGGTAGCAGCAAGTGGGGTAGAAGCACTGGAGTGGCTAAAGGATAATGAAGTCAATCTGCTCATTACCGATGTACGAATGCCTGAAATCGGAGGGCTCGAACTAGTCGAGAAGCTGAATGCAATGGCCCATCCTCCGGTCGTCATCGTGATCTCCGGTCACCCTGAATTTGACTATGCTCAGAAAGCATTGCAGTTTGGTGTTGTTGAATATTTGCTCAAGCCACTCGACAAAACGAAGCTAGTTCAAGCGGTAGAACTGGCATTAAAACGTCAAGATCAGATTCATCGAATTGAACGAATGGAGATGCTTGTCGATCCTAAGCTTATGGAAACGGTACAGCAGGAGAAAGTGTATAGCATTCAAGTAAGTGAGGCGCTCCTTTACTTGGACGAGCATCTCCACGAGGCGGTATCCATGCGTGATATAGCAGATCATTTACACATGAATGCCAGCTATTTTAGCGTTCTCTTTAAAGAACAGACAGGATTAACATACAGTGAATATGTAACTAGAAGGAGAGTACAACGGGCCAAAGAGCTTCTTGTAAGCACACGGCTGTCGATTGCCGAAATCTCGGAACAAGTAGGATATCAAACGGCTAAATATTTTGTAAAGGTGTTTCGTGCACTTGAACACGTTAGTCCAGGGCAATATAGGCAGAATGTCATGAACCCGGAGGAAATAATCCAATAAAAGTGGTATTAGTTCCAATCCTTATGACCTTACGACAACATGAGTCCATTGCTACAATTTAGTTAAGCGGTTTCAAGGCCGCCAGACACCAATAGAAAAGGGGTTGTAAGCGTGTTCAACAAAAAATGGACGATACTGTTTGTAACGATGTGCCTCGTTCTTGTCACAGCCGGTTGTGGTCAAAAAGGAAATGGTGCAGGTGAATCCAAAGGTAATTCAAGTGGGGGCGGAGACAAAGTAACTGTTAACTTCATGCATCTATGGCCTGAAGGCGTATCTGCCGGGCAGAACAAAATTGTTAATCAAATCATTAAAGAATACCAAGCTGAACATCCAAACGTTGTAATCAAGCAAGAAGTTCTGGATAACGAGCAGTATAAAAATAAATTGAAGGTATTGTCCGCTTCCAACGAATTACCCGATGTTGGTGTAACTTGGGCAGCTGGATTCTTACAGCCTTACGTTGAAGGAAACTTGTTCGCGCCTGTAGATGATTTGTTGAATGGAGAATTAAAAGACAAATTCGTATCAGGAACAACGGAGGCTTATGCAATTAACGATAAAACGTATGCGCTTCCACTTGAGTTTAACATCGCTCCAATCTATTACAATAAAGCTATTTTTGAAAAATATAACCTTCAAGTTCCACAAACCTACGAAGAATTTAAACAAGTTGTGAAAGCGCTATCTGAAGGTGGTGTCGCACCGATTGCACTCGGTAACAAGGACCGTTGGACGGGCTCCCTTTGGTACATGTATCTAGCAGATCGGATTGCAGGGCAACAGACGCTGACAAGTGCGATCAGCGGATCGGGATCATTCATGGATGAAGGGCTAGTTAAGGCTGCTTCAGAGGTTCAATCCCTTGTCGACAGCAATGCATTCGTTAAAGGCTTTAACGGATTGTCGAATGAAGAAGCCAAATCTGAATTTGTGAATGGCAAAGCGGCAATGTACATGATGGGCTCATGGGATCTTCCTAACTTCACAACGAACGAAGAAATTCCACTGGAATTCCGTAATAGCGTAGGATTCTTCAAATTTCCAACAGTTGAAGGTGGTAAAGGGGACATCAACAGTTGGGTAGGTGGACCAGGTGTAGGGCTATTCGTTGCTGAGAACTCTGAAGTAAAAGCAGAGGCAAAAGCATTCGTAGAGTATTTCGTGTCCAAATGGGGTGAGCAATCCGTAACTGGAGCGGGTGTTATTCCAGCTACGAAGGTTGATACATCCACATTGGAGCTACCACAATTGTACATTGATCTGTTTAATGAAATGAACAAAGCGAGCAGCATTACTTTATTCGCAGATGTCCAAATGCGTGCAAATGCAGCGGAAACG is part of the Paenibacillus segetis genome and encodes:
- a CDS encoding helix-turn-helix domain-containing protein, which produces MEDVPERMRKEYLLPDMDSTFRVFAAHWRTVDQDWKYPLHKHPLFEVNLVLSGTQEMTVNRTSYIQKPGDIILLGPGDEHESRAIGRENMTYYCLHFDVDERALRELLCRNKTYFHASNSELAAAIRPPLDKLIRLTQDEGAERVESRMITLSALFELFAGISGTLSKWDHGNAVSRMSQAASQIASRLERAVDEAEEQSMSEHDVETIESIAAEIGYSMSSVNRMFTAVYGVSPRQYMSTLMLKKSKLLLMDTELTIEVISAKLGYKNIAHFSRQFKRWTGESPSSFRSRFYK
- a CDS encoding glycoside hydrolase family 43 protein, translating into MATIQNPILTGFNPDPCICRVGEDYYIAVSTFEWFPGVQIYHSKDLKNWRLIARPLNRISQLNMMGNPDSGGVWAPQLSYCDNTFWLIYSDVKVVDGQWKDGHNYLVTCDTIDGEWSEPIYLNSSGFDPSLFHDEDGKKYLVNMLWDHRVGNHNFYGIVLQEYSASEQKLIGKTEIIFKGTDIKLTEAPHLYKINGYYYLLTAEGGTKYDHASTIARSKNLRGPYEVHPENPLISSWSSPRITLQKAGHSSIVQTHTDEWFLVHLTGRPLSREGQPLLDPRGYCPLGRETAIQRLEWRNDWPYVVGGNQPSLEIEGPRIAEVQWGPDFPEKDDFNADALNPYFQSLRIPLGEHIVSLSDNPGHLRLYGKESLTSKFTQAFVARRWQHFNFKAETKLAFNPTTFQQSAGLVNYYNTQNWTSCQITWNEDKGRILELVSCDNFTFTQPIQGNEIVVPEYVEYVYLRVDVKSDVYHYWYSFDGVAWTIIPVTFHSHKLSDDYIQGGGFFTGAFVGMQCQDTSGQNKHADFDYFMYKSHS
- a CDS encoding sensor histidine kinase, which codes for MFVMVIVLATVGYFMYDQVSVLLRNSAEKHIQQTAIQATGKLDELIRQINTLTAQVATNASIQRLLAQEVDGKQISFTERQTIQQEVRKYEAYSTGIRSIELYTGDFRRLLPLDDTSLSSRVSDEWISRVDRGKGRLVWFGLDPRNSDVVIAIRNIRLIDRSFMKAGYIMVQIEKSYFQLTDEVDGTQSETRELMSLFDETGRTISSDFSADVDGNTILDHEGEKVTVSGEDYIVVQKQSKATDWRLVILTPVDYTTEGISVLRTAIIVSGIVGSLLFLVFTFILSTMITRPILNLIKVMRGARFGTLIPISSVTSTTMEINELNNTYNQMVHSLNELIEVVYQKEIIQSRTELKALQAQINPHFLFNTLEAFYWSLDEKGEEELAQIVVAMSGLFRYVINRSDEDEWVTIGDELDHAERYLKIMEMRMLDRLTWRIESDEACRRVPLPKLLIQPLVENAILHGVEQKVGPGTVKLCIKPSSRLGYTMVMVTDDGPGMDAAKISSLYSAMEKGRTNSTKGTGIGISNVERRLRLSYEDETDGLEIRSEEGQGTTILFEIPNEHREGTET
- a CDS encoding response regulator transcription factor yields the protein MKTILIVDDEPRTREGVRKTLEAWSSGHYRIEVAASGVEALEWLKDNEVNLLITDVRMPEIGGLELVEKLNAMAHPPVVIVISGHPEFDYAQKALQFGVVEYLLKPLDKTKLVQAVELALKRQDQIHRIERMEMLVDPKLMETVQQEKVYSIQVSEALLYLDEHLHEAVSMRDIADHLHMNASYFSVLFKEQTGLTYSEYVTRRRVQRAKELLVSTRLSIAEISEQVGYQTAKYFVKVFRALEHVSPGQYRQNVMNPEEIIQ
- a CDS encoding extracellular solute-binding protein yields the protein MFNKKWTILFVTMCLVLVTAGCGQKGNGAGESKGNSSGGGDKVTVNFMHLWPEGVSAGQNKIVNQIIKEYQAEHPNVVIKQEVLDNEQYKNKLKVLSASNELPDVGVTWAAGFLQPYVEGNLFAPVDDLLNGELKDKFVSGTTEAYAINDKTYALPLEFNIAPIYYNKAIFEKYNLQVPQTYEEFKQVVKALSEGGVAPIALGNKDRWTGSLWYMYLADRIAGQQTLTSAISGSGSFMDEGLVKAASEVQSLVDSNAFVKGFNGLSNEEAKSEFVNGKAAMYMMGSWDLPNFTTNEEIPLEFRNSVGFFKFPTVEGGKGDINSWVGGPGVGLFVAENSEVKAEAKAFVEYFVSKWGEQSVTGAGVIPATKVDTSTLELPQLYIDLFNEMNKASSITLFADVQMRANAAETHLNMIQALFGKVITPEKYSEEHDAAISKGN